A portion of the Cellulophaga algicola DSM 14237 genome contains these proteins:
- a CDS encoding phosphatase PAP2 family protein produces the protein MLEELIKIDQDIFLYLNGLGTPAWDGFWMYLSRTLSLVTIPIYVFLLYYTYRSFGVKKTIYILIAVAALLLTTEQLSIIVKNSVARLRPCHDDEINLLMRNVKNHCGGKFGYFSAHAANSSALAVFFSLLFYKKNKLFLFALAAWTLLVSYSRIYLGVHYPLDIITGLTVGITLSCLYIFLLKKLPVFKSSHLI, from the coding sequence ATGTTAGAAGAGCTTATTAAAATTGATCAAGATATTTTTTTATACTTAAACGGACTTGGAACTCCTGCTTGGGATGGATTTTGGATGTACCTTTCTAGAACATTAAGCCTTGTTACTATTCCTATTTATGTATTCCTGTTATATTACACCTACAGAAGTTTTGGAGTTAAAAAAACTATCTATATTCTAATTGCAGTAGCAGCATTACTTTTAACCACAGAACAGTTATCCATTATTGTAAAAAATAGCGTTGCCAGACTAAGACCTTGTCATGATGATGAAATTAACCTTCTTATGCGAAATGTAAAAAATCATTGTGGCGGCAAATTTGGGTACTTTTCTGCGCATGCCGCCAATTCATCTGCCTTAGCAGTATTCTTTAGTTTACTTTTTTACAAAAAAAATAAACTATTCCTATTCGCACTAGCAGCTTGGACACTCCTGGTGAGCTACAGTCGCATTTATTTGGGAGTACACTACCCTTTAGATATCATTACCGGATTAACTGTTGGTATTACATTAAGTTGCTTATACATTTTTCTACTCAAAAAACTACCAGTTTTCAAGAGCTCTCATCTTATTTAA
- a CDS encoding phosphatase PAP2 family protein, whose translation MQNHKTNQKIKILPIVVFFLIGLSYSQGQQSLEAQPFSDSTETTWQSFKYDLGSVFGGVGYSYTRPLHWQGKQWATFGAITAGTGVLYIFDEETSNFSIRQKEGIPKFIRDYGSEFGSPQYNYMFTGGVYLTGLVSKNEKLRRTGVLLIASATSAGLLQQLTKSLVGRARPVSGKTEDTFDPFNPSRNFHSFPSGHTMLAFTNAYAIAKQFKNPWTKAGIYTVGLIPGVSRMWEGQHWLTDVALGVAISIFTVESIDRYLDGRYDEKYNDQSKKVSWNLDFGPGKIGIVGRF comes from the coding sequence ATGCAAAATCATAAAACAAATCAGAAAATAAAAATACTTCCTATCGTAGTTTTCTTTCTCATTGGTTTAAGCTACTCACAAGGACAACAATCTTTAGAAGCGCAGCCCTTTTCCGATTCTACAGAAACTACATGGCAATCTTTCAAATATGATTTAGGTAGTGTTTTTGGAGGTGTAGGCTATTCCTATACAAGACCACTGCATTGGCAGGGTAAACAATGGGCTACTTTTGGAGCCATTACTGCCGGCACGGGAGTACTTTACATTTTTGATGAAGAAACTTCTAATTTTTCAATACGTCAAAAAGAAGGAATCCCTAAATTTATAAGAGACTACGGTAGCGAATTTGGAAGTCCGCAATACAACTACATGTTTACTGGAGGTGTCTATTTAACAGGGTTAGTCTCAAAAAACGAAAAACTAAGACGTACTGGAGTTCTTTTGATCGCATCTGCTACTTCTGCCGGACTATTACAACAACTGACCAAATCTCTTGTGGGTAGAGCACGGCCTGTGAGCGGAAAAACAGAAGATACTTTTGATCCTTTTAATCCAAGTAGAAACTTTCATTCTTTTCCGTCTGGTCATACCATGTTAGCTTTCACCAATGCCTATGCTATTGCTAAGCAGTTTAAAAATCCATGGACCAAAGCGGGTATTTACACCGTAGGACTTATCCCTGGTGTTTCTAGAATGTGGGAAGGTCAACACTGGTTAACGGATGTAGCACTAGGAGTAGCTATTAGCATTTTTACGGTGGAATCTATAGATCGTTATCTTGATGGTCGATACGATGAGAAGTATAACGACCAGTCTAAAAAAGTTAGTTGGAATCTAGACTTTGGACCCGGAAAAATTGGAATTGTTGGTCGCTTTTAA
- the mutS gene encoding DNA mismatch repair protein MutS, whose protein sequence is MNQYNTIKKKYPDALLLFRVGDFYETFGDDAIRASQILGITLTHRNNGGEKTELAGFPHHSVNTYLPKLVKAGLRVAICDQLEDPKQTKTIVKRGVTELVTPGVAFNDDILSAKSNNFLAAVHFGRKGIGVAFLDISTGEFLTSEGTDDQVDKLLQNFAPNEILVSKSHKKEFQETFGKQFHTFFMEDWVFQDDYALETLTNHFKTKSLKGFGVDHLSLGITAAGVTLHYLTETQHRKLQHISKLERIAEEEHIWMDRFTIRNLELYHANNSNAITLLDIIDKTISPMGGRMLKRWLALPLKNVEKIKRRHEVVSYLKANEPTHAKFQNHIKQIGDLERLISKVATGKINPKEVIQLKNSLEAIVPIKQLCIQSKNEAVKFIGDQLHACDLLRSKIKEMIHEEAPVNMLKGSTIAKGYSEELDELRGLAFSGKDYLNKMLARETERTGISSLKIASNNVFGYYIEVRNTHKDKVPEEWIRKQTLVNAERYITEELKEYEGKILGAEERILSLEQELFSQLIMWMQEYIAPVQNNAYQIAQLDCLCGFTQLAKENNYVLPSINDTTEIEIKNGRHPVIEKQLPLGEIYIANDVVLNREEQQIIMITGPNMSGKSAILRQTALIVLLAQMGSFVPAESAKIGFVDKIFTRVGASDNISMGESTFMVEMNETASILNNLSERSLVLLDEIGRGTSTYDGISIAWAISEYLHEHPARAKTLFATHYHEINEMATTFERIKNYNVSVKELKDNVLFLRKLTPGGSEHSFGIHVAKMAGMPQQVIAKANKILKKLEKSHSSEELTGKLKDAHEEMQLSFFNLDDPLLQQIKEEITHLDINTLTPVEALMKLNEIKRLITKKEKA, encoded by the coding sequence ATGAATCAGTACAATACGATCAAGAAGAAATATCCTGATGCATTACTATTGTTTCGCGTTGGAGATTTTTACGAAACATTTGGTGATGATGCGATAAGGGCCTCGCAAATATTAGGAATTACATTAACCCACAGGAATAATGGCGGGGAAAAAACAGAATTGGCTGGCTTTCCGCACCATTCCGTAAACACCTATTTACCTAAACTAGTTAAAGCAGGACTTCGGGTTGCCATTTGCGATCAACTAGAAGACCCTAAACAAACCAAAACTATTGTTAAACGTGGCGTTACAGAATTAGTAACTCCGGGTGTTGCCTTTAATGATGATATTTTAAGTGCTAAAAGCAATAACTTTCTTGCGGCTGTTCATTTTGGACGAAAAGGTATTGGCGTTGCTTTTTTAGACATCTCTACTGGAGAATTTTTAACTTCTGAAGGTACCGATGATCAAGTAGATAAATTACTCCAGAACTTTGCCCCTAATGAAATATTAGTCTCCAAATCCCATAAAAAAGAATTTCAAGAAACTTTTGGTAAACAATTCCATACATTTTTTATGGAAGATTGGGTTTTTCAAGATGATTATGCGCTAGAGACACTTACCAATCATTTTAAAACCAAGAGCTTAAAAGGCTTTGGAGTAGACCACTTAAGCCTTGGAATCACGGCCGCTGGTGTAACCCTGCATTATCTTACAGAAACTCAGCATCGAAAATTACAACACATTAGCAAACTAGAACGTATAGCTGAAGAAGAACATATTTGGATGGATCGTTTTACGATCCGAAATCTTGAATTATATCACGCAAATAACAGCAATGCCATTACCCTACTTGACATTATAGACAAGACAATATCTCCGATGGGCGGCAGAATGTTAAAGCGTTGGCTTGCATTACCTTTAAAAAATGTTGAGAAGATTAAACGAAGACATGAAGTAGTTTCCTATTTAAAAGCTAACGAACCTACACATGCTAAATTTCAAAATCACATTAAACAAATTGGAGATCTAGAGCGGTTAATTTCTAAAGTTGCTACAGGAAAGATAAACCCAAAAGAAGTTATTCAATTAAAAAATTCTCTTGAAGCTATTGTTCCCATCAAGCAGCTTTGCATACAGAGTAAGAATGAAGCTGTTAAATTTATTGGAGACCAATTGCATGCTTGCGATTTATTGCGCTCTAAAATAAAGGAGATGATTCATGAAGAAGCTCCTGTAAATATGCTCAAGGGCAGTACTATTGCTAAGGGGTATTCAGAAGAATTAGACGAACTAAGAGGATTGGCTTTCTCTGGTAAAGATTACCTTAATAAAATGCTAGCCCGAGAAACGGAACGCACAGGCATCAGCTCTTTAAAAATAGCTTCAAATAATGTTTTTGGGTACTATATAGAAGTACGCAATACACATAAAGATAAAGTTCCTGAAGAATGGATTCGCAAGCAAACCTTAGTAAATGCAGAACGTTATATTACCGAAGAATTAAAAGAGTATGAAGGCAAAATATTAGGAGCAGAAGAAAGAATTCTAAGCTTAGAACAAGAATTATTCTCGCAACTTATCATGTGGATGCAAGAATACATAGCCCCTGTACAGAACAATGCATATCAAATTGCACAATTAGATTGTCTCTGCGGATTTACACAATTAGCCAAAGAAAACAACTACGTATTACCAAGTATCAATGATACTACCGAGATTGAAATTAAAAATGGTAGACACCCTGTCATTGAAAAACAACTTCCTTTAGGAGAAATTTATATTGCAAATGATGTTGTCTTAAACAGAGAAGAACAACAAATCATCATGATTACGGGTCCAAACATGAGTGGTAAATCTGCCATATTAAGACAAACAGCCCTTATTGTTTTACTGGCACAAATGGGAAGTTTTGTACCCGCAGAAAGTGCTAAAATTGGTTTTGTAGACAAAATATTTACGCGGGTAGGCGCAAGCGATAATATTTCTATGGGCGAATCTACATTCATGGTAGAAATGAATGAAACGGCATCTATTCTAAACAACCTCTCTGAGCGTAGTTTAGTTTTATTAGATGAAATTGGTAGAGGAACAAGCACCTATGATGGTATTTCCATCGCTTGGGCTATTTCTGAGTACCTGCACGAACATCCTGCGCGAGCAAAAACGCTGTTTGCCACCCATTATCATGAAATTAATGAAATGGCGACAACATTTGAGCGTATTAAGAATTACAATGTTTCTGTAAAGGAACTCAAGGACAATGTTCTTTTTCTACGTAAGCTTACACCAGGAGGTAGTGAGCATAGTTTTGGAATACATGTAGCAAAGATGGCCGGAATGCCACAACAAGTCATTGCAAAAGCGAATAAGATTCTAAAAAAATTAGAAAAATCACATTCTAGTGAAGAACTAACAGGAAAATTAAAAGACGCCCATGAGGAAATGCAGTTAAGCTTCTTTAATTTAGACGATCCTTTACTTCAGCAGATCAAAGAAGAAATTACCCATTTAGACATAAATACACTCACTCCTGTAGAAGCTTTGATGAAATTAAATGAAATTAAGCGCCTAATAACCAAAAAAGAGAAAGCTTAA
- a CDS encoding RNA methyltransferase, translating into MRKLKNSELDRLDVNGFKEASKSPLIIVLDNIRSLNNIGSVFRTADAFLIEKIYLCGITAQPPHKDIHKTALGATDSVVWEYVENTMDVIQSLKENKVTTIAIEQAENAVFLNDFKVSKDEKYALIFGNEVKGVAQEVVSSCDTVVEIPQYGTKHSLNISVSAGVVVWDLWAKLNA; encoded by the coding sequence ATGCGAAAATTAAAGAATAGCGAACTAGATCGTTTAGATGTTAATGGGTTTAAAGAAGCCAGTAAATCTCCATTGATTATTGTTCTAGATAATATTAGAAGTTTAAATAATATTGGTTCTGTTTTTAGAACGGCAGATGCTTTTTTAATAGAAAAAATATATTTGTGCGGTATAACAGCACAGCCTCCGCATAAAGATATACACAAAACTGCATTAGGAGCAACGGACAGTGTGGTTTGGGAATATGTAGAGAATACGATGGATGTTATTCAATCTTTAAAAGAAAATAAGGTAACCACGATTGCCATTGAACAAGCTGAAAATGCTGTTTTTTTAAATGATTTTAAGGTTTCTAAAGATGAAAAATATGCTTTAATCTTCGGGAATGAAGTAAAAGGTGTTGCTCAAGAAGTTGTTTCTAGTTGTGATACTGTGGTAGAAATTCCGCAATACGGCACAAAACATTCTTTAAATATTTCGGTAAGTGCAGGAGTAGTTGTCTGGGATTTGTGGGCCAAATTGAATGCTTAA
- the folK gene encoding 2-amino-4-hydroxy-6-hydroxymethyldihydropteridine diphosphokinase has product MNNPKIIYLSLGSNLGNKLYNLQSAIFKISENISAVTAISHVYESPSWGFESEDFFNCCLTIQSNMEPELVLQKIHAIEKKLGRVREVSDGYAARSIDIDILYYDYDIINTSTLTLPHPSLQDRKFVLKPLSDIAPQFYHPIFNKDTRNMIQMCRDKSTVTKTTLKLYKTRELLLSKLNFIAIEGNIGAGKTTLASRISDDFNAKLILERFADNPFLPKFYEDQARYAFPLEMSFLAERYQQFTDDTSQFDLFKSFMVSDYDIFKSLIFAKVTLQEEEFKLYRKVFNFMHKEVKKPGLYVYLYQNTERLLENIKKRDRDYEQNIPPDYLEKINRGYLDFIKSAPDHNTLIVDISELDFVEKEKDYNFIVDQIIEYSVGIKN; this is encoded by the coding sequence ATGAACAACCCCAAAATAATATATTTATCGCTAGGCAGTAATCTTGGCAACAAGCTCTACAATCTACAAAGCGCAATTTTCAAAATTTCCGAAAATATAAGCGCGGTTACCGCTATATCTCATGTGTACGAAAGTCCTTCATGGGGTTTTGAGTCCGAAGACTTTTTCAATTGCTGTCTCACCATACAATCAAATATGGAACCTGAACTTGTACTTCAGAAAATACATGCTATTGAAAAAAAATTAGGGCGAGTTAGAGAAGTTTCCGACGGTTACGCCGCAAGAAGTATTGATATTGATATTCTTTATTACGATTATGATATTATCAATACCAGCACACTAACACTTCCGCACCCTTCATTACAGGACAGGAAGTTTGTTTTAAAGCCTTTAAGTGATATCGCACCGCAATTTTATCACCCAATATTTAATAAAGACACCCGTAATATGATACAGATGTGTCGCGATAAAAGCACGGTAACAAAAACCACCTTAAAGCTCTATAAAACTAGAGAGTTACTCTTATCTAAATTAAATTTCATAGCCATAGAAGGAAACATTGGAGCAGGAAAAACTACCTTAGCCAGCAGAATATCTGATGATTTTAATGCGAAATTAATTTTAGAACGTTTTGCAGACAACCCTTTCCTTCCTAAATTTTACGAAGACCAAGCGCGTTATGCCTTTCCGCTAGAGATGTCTTTCCTAGCAGAACGTTACCAACAATTTACAGATGACACTTCTCAATTTGATCTTTTTAAGAGTTTTATGGTCAGTGATTATGACATCTTTAAATCGCTAATTTTTGCTAAAGTAACCTTACAGGAAGAAGAGTTTAAATTGTATCGCAAAGTTTTTAACTTCATGCATAAAGAAGTTAAAAAACCAGGTCTATATGTGTATCTATATCAAAATACAGAGCGTCTTTTAGAAAACATAAAGAAAAGAGATCGTGATTACGAACAAAACATTCCTCCAGATTATTTAGAAAAAATTAATCGTGGGTATTTAGATTTTATTAAAAGTGCACCCGACCATAATACGTTAATCGTTGATATTAGCGAATTAGATTTCGTAGAGAAAGAAAAGGACTACAATTTCATAGTGGACCAAATTATAGAATACAGTGTAGGAATAAAAAATTAA
- the sppA gene encoding signal peptide peptidase SppA, producing MKFLRNLLAAIIGCLIAFGVLFGMFLIFVALLSGEDDEKTIKSDSILEIQIQNPVQDYVGRDESDPFAGLFQQAQGLDEIIHAIKVAKNDNKIKGISINNNFILAGLSQTQAIRRELEDFKTSGKFVYAYADLYVQKDYYLASVADSLFLNEVGSLDFKGLSSEVLFYKDLQEKAGVKMEVIRHGKYKSAVEPYLANEMSEANRTQIKELLSSLWGSMVDEIAISRNMTPENLNSIADTLGGRMPQLARQSGLVDGVLFFDEYENKLKNALKLAVDKDLNYVSLEDYITTANKTKLYKGDDKIAVIYAQGEILYGEGGPDVIGQGIINKSLKEAREDDAVKAIVLRVNSPGGSALTSDIIWREIELTKAIKPVVVSMGDVAASGGYYIAVGADKIFAEPTTITGSIGVFGTIPNATELAKNIGINAEQVGTNKNSVDYSLFEPMSDGFRNMVQEGVESTYTTFLERVAQGRKITVAEADSMAQGRVWSGLDAKNLGLVDELGNLDDAIKGAAELAEISEFGVKIFPKYKSGFERFMEDYGGASTKIKQDFIREEIGVEAYTILREVKAAMNQEGIQARMPFVLSIK from the coding sequence ATGAAATTTTTAAGGAATCTATTGGCAGCCATTATTGGTTGCTTAATTGCGTTTGGGGTATTATTTGGAATGTTTCTAATATTTGTAGCGCTTTTGAGTGGCGAAGATGATGAAAAAACAATTAAAAGTGACTCCATTTTAGAAATTCAAATTCAAAATCCTGTACAAGATTACGTAGGTCGTGATGAATCTGACCCTTTTGCAGGTCTGTTTCAACAAGCCCAAGGTTTAGATGAAATTATTCATGCTATTAAAGTAGCAAAAAACGATAATAAAATAAAAGGGATTAGTATAAATAATAATTTTATACTAGCAGGGTTGTCTCAAACGCAAGCTATTCGTAGGGAGTTAGAAGATTTTAAAACCTCTGGTAAATTTGTGTACGCCTATGCAGATTTGTATGTACAAAAAGATTACTACTTAGCATCTGTTGCAGATAGTTTGTTTTTAAACGAAGTGGGATCTTTAGATTTTAAAGGACTTTCTTCTGAAGTACTTTTCTATAAAGATTTACAAGAAAAGGCTGGAGTAAAAATGGAAGTAATTCGTCACGGTAAATATAAAAGTGCGGTTGAGCCTTATTTAGCGAATGAAATGAGTGAGGCAAATAGAACTCAAATAAAAGAACTATTAAGTTCTCTTTGGGGTTCAATGGTCGATGAGATTGCAATAAGTAGGAATATGACTCCTGAAAATTTAAATAGTATAGCAGATACTTTAGGAGGTAGAATGCCGCAATTGGCTAGACAATCTGGTTTGGTTGATGGTGTTTTGTTTTTTGATGAATATGAAAATAAACTTAAGAATGCCCTTAAATTAGCGGTGGATAAAGACCTTAATTATGTTTCTTTAGAAGACTATATCACCACGGCTAATAAAACAAAATTGTATAAAGGCGATGATAAGATTGCTGTAATTTATGCGCAAGGAGAAATTTTGTACGGAGAAGGTGGTCCAGATGTTATAGGTCAAGGAATAATTAATAAATCGCTTAAGGAAGCAAGGGAGGATGATGCTGTAAAAGCAATCGTACTTCGTGTTAATTCTCCAGGCGGTAGTGCGTTAACCTCAGACATTATTTGGCGCGAAATAGAATTAACGAAAGCAATTAAGCCCGTGGTAGTATCTATGGGAGATGTAGCGGCTTCAGGGGGTTATTATATTGCTGTAGGTGCAGATAAAATATTTGCAGAACCAACAACAATTACAGGATCTATTGGTGTTTTTGGGACTATACCCAATGCAACAGAGTTGGCTAAAAATATAGGTATAAATGCCGAACAAGTTGGTACTAATAAAAATTCTGTAGACTATTCGTTATTCGAACCTATGTCAGACGGCTTTAGAAATATGGTTCAAGAAGGAGTAGAGAGTACTTATACTACATTTTTAGAGCGCGTAGCTCAAGGAAGAAAAATTACCGTTGCAGAAGCAGATAGTATGGCGCAAGGTAGGGTTTGGAGTGGTCTTGATGCTAAAAATTTAGGATTAGTTGATGAGTTAGGTAATTTAGATGATGCTATCAAAGGAGCTGCGGAATTAGCTGAAATTAGTGAATTTGGAGTAAAAATATTTCCTAAATATAAATCTGGGTTCGAACGTTTTATGGAAGATTACGGTGGGGCTAGTACTAAAATTAAACAAGATTTTATTCGTGAAGAAATTGGTGTAGAAGCATATACGATCTTGAGAGAAGTGAAAGCAGCAATGAACCAAGAAGGTATACAGGCTAGAATGCCTTTTGTCTTGAGTATTAAATAA
- a CDS encoding queuosine precursor transporter — protein sequence MTTEDKKFAFKLYLFLAALFITSLVVSNLIFQKFFYWKPFGDVTVFGASLFEVSVGILPYPITFLITDLISEMYGRKKANQVVTAGIFASFFSMGIILLANYVPAIEGSPVQDETFSHVFALSPIAVLASMMAYLLAQYIDVAIYHFWKNLTKGKHLWLRNNFSTFLSQFIDTFVVVGLLCIFKVLPWSLFKGLVVSGFIFKIIIAFLDTPFLYFCVYLCRKRFKLKLGEEIVFEY from the coding sequence ATGACCACAGAAGATAAAAAATTCGCTTTTAAATTATATTTATTTCTAGCTGCATTATTTATCACTTCATTAGTGGTATCTAATTTAATCTTTCAAAAGTTTTTTTATTGGAAACCTTTTGGAGATGTTACTGTTTTTGGAGCGAGTTTATTCGAAGTTTCCGTAGGTATTTTGCCTTATCCTATCACCTTTTTAATTACAGATCTTATATCAGAAATGTATGGTAGGAAAAAAGCGAACCAAGTAGTTACTGCGGGAATTTTTGCTTCTTTCTTTTCTATGGGAATTATTTTGTTAGCTAATTATGTTCCGGCTATTGAAGGTTCTCCTGTTCAAGATGAAACTTTTAGTCATGTCTTCGCATTGTCGCCCATTGCAGTCTTGGCTTCTATGATGGCCTACCTGTTGGCGCAATATATAGATGTAGCTATTTATCATTTCTGGAAAAACTTAACTAAAGGAAAGCATTTGTGGCTCCGTAATAATTTTTCAACTTTCTTATCTCAGTTTATAGACACCTTTGTGGTTGTAGGTCTGCTTTGTATTTTCAAAGTTTTGCCGTGGAGCCTCTTTAAAGGTCTTGTGGTTAGTGGTTTTATTTTTAAGATAATTATAGCATTTCTAGATACTCCTTTCTTATATTTTTGCGTCTATCTATGTAGAAAACGATTCAAGTTGAAGCTTGGTGAAGAAATAGTTTTTGAATATTGA